From a region of the Gammaproteobacteria bacterium genome:
- a CDS encoding alpha-1,4-glucan--maltose-1-phosphate maltosyltransferase has product MSETDTLLAHGRRRVVIEGVKPQIDGGRFAVKRVIGDSMEIEADIFADGHDEISAWLLYRHENERGWHEIPMQALVNDRWRAKFELDQLGRYRYTMQAWVDAFGTWRRDLKKRVTAKQDVALQFLIGANLLEHASSNLKSSDARRLKASIKALRGDGNDEARLQVALDEDLALLMARTPQKERITKFDRDLAVVVDRERARFSAWYEMFPRSCGSGTFSDAAKCLPYIADMGFDILYLPPVHPIGKTHCKGSNNRPTAAPDEPGSPWAIGAEDGGHKAVAPTLGTQADFRAFVAKAKQHNLEIALDIAFQCSPDHPYVKEHPQWFRWRPDNTVQYAENPPKQYQDIYPLDFETADWQALWQELKSVFLFWIGQGVRVFRVDNPHTKPFRFWEWLITEVKQQYPDVLFLAEAFTRPKIMYQLAKLGFSQSYTYFTWRNERWDLTEYFTELTQTEAREFFRPNPWPNTPDILHEYLQTGGRPAFIVRYILAATLSASYGIYGPAFELCEHVPREPGSEEYLDSEKYQTRAWALDRSDSLRPLIARVNRIRRENRALQSNWRLKFHTTSNEQLIAYSKTVENLDNVIVVVVNLDPHHPQAGWLHLTPEDVGLSAHEPFVAHDLLTGARYTWHGVDHYVALNPQGQPAHVLRIERPV; this is encoded by the coding sequence ATGAGTGAGACCGATACCTTGCTCGCGCATGGCCGCCGCAGAGTCGTTATCGAAGGCGTCAAACCGCAGATCGACGGCGGGCGGTTCGCAGTCAAGCGCGTCATCGGCGACTCTATGGAGATCGAGGCCGACATCTTCGCCGACGGTCACGACGAAATTTCCGCCTGGCTCCTGTATCGTCACGAGAACGAACGCGGCTGGCATGAGATACCGATGCAGGCGCTGGTCAACGACCGCTGGCGCGCCAAATTTGAGCTGGATCAGCTCGGGCGCTACCGCTATACCATGCAGGCCTGGGTGGATGCGTTCGGCACCTGGCGGCGCGACCTCAAGAAAAGAGTCACGGCAAAACAGGACGTGGCGCTGCAGTTTCTGATCGGCGCCAACCTGCTGGAACACGCTTCATCGAATCTTAAGAGCTCGGATGCTCGCCGGCTTAAAGCGTCGATAAAAGCGCTACGCGGCGATGGTAACGACGAGGCCAGACTGCAGGTCGCGCTGGACGAGGACCTGGCCTTGCTGATGGCGCGCACACCGCAAAAGGAGCGCATCACGAAGTTCGATAGGGACCTGGCGGTGGTGGTCGATCGTGAACGCGCACGCTTCTCCGCCTGGTACGAGATGTTTCCGCGCTCCTGCGGATCCGGCACCTTCAGCGACGCGGCGAAATGCCTGCCTTACATTGCGGACATGGGCTTCGATATTCTTTATCTGCCGCCCGTCCATCCGATAGGCAAAACGCATTGCAAGGGCAGTAACAACCGCCCCACCGCCGCGCCGGACGAACCTGGCAGTCCGTGGGCAATCGGCGCGGAAGACGGCGGTCACAAGGCGGTAGCGCCGACGCTCGGCACCCAGGCGGATTTTCGCGCGTTCGTCGCCAAGGCGAAACAGCACAATCTGGAAATCGCGCTGGACATTGCATTTCAGTGTTCGCCGGATCACCCGTACGTGAAAGAGCACCCGCAATGGTTTCGATGGCGCCCGGATAACACGGTGCAGTACGCTGAGAATCCGCCCAAGCAATACCAGGACATCTACCCGCTGGATTTCGAAACGGCCGACTGGCAGGCACTGTGGCAGGAGCTTAAAAGCGTGTTCCTGTTCTGGATCGGACAAGGCGTGCGCGTATTCCGCGTGGATAATCCGCACACCAAGCCGTTCCGCTTCTGGGAGTGGCTGATCACTGAGGTCAAGCAGCAATACCCGGACGTGCTGTTTCTGGCCGAAGCATTCACGCGGCCGAAAATCATGTATCAGCTCGCCAAGCTGGGCTTCAGTCAGTCCTACACATATTTCACCTGGCGCAACGAACGCTGGGACCTGACCGAGTATTTCACCGAGCTCACCCAGACTGAGGCGCGCGAGTTCTTCCGTCCTAACCCGTGGCCCAACACGCCGGATATCCTCCACGAATACCTGCAAACCGGCGGCCGGCCCGCGTTTATCGTTCGCTATATTCTGGCCGCGACGCTTAGCGCCAGTTACGGTATCTACGGACCCGCCTTCGAGCTTTGCGAGCACGTGCCGCGCGAGCCAGGCAGCGAGGAATATCTGGATTCCGAGAAGTATCAGACCCGCGCATGGGCGCTGGATCGCTCTGACAGCCTCAGACCGCTGATCGCGCGGGTCAATCGCATCCGGCGCGAGAACCGGGCCCTGCAATCGAACTGGCGGCTCAAGTTTCATACCACGAGTAACGAGCAGTTGATCGCTTACAGCAAGACCGTGGAGAACCTGGACAACGTCATCGTGGTGGTGGTCAATCTGGATCCTCATCACCCGCAGGCCGGATGGCTGCACCTGACGCCGGAAGACGTCGGTCTATCGGCGCATGAACCATTTGTGGCGCACGACCTGCTGACCGGCGCGCGTTACACCTGGCACGGCGTCGATCATTATGTCGCGCTGAATCCACAAGGCCAGCCAGCGCATGTGCTCCGCATAGAGAGGCCAGTCTGA
- the glgB gene encoding 1,4-alpha-glucan branching protein GlgB, with amino-acid sequence MLMATSIDKPGLLTEHDVYLFKEGSHTQLYEKLGAHLVTVNGEPGVQFAVWAPSASRVSVIGDFNGWNPDAHLLDARWDGSGIWEGFIAGLAHGEIYKYHIESQYHGYRADKGDPFAFRWETPPNTGSMVWDMAYEWRDGDWMRERHKANSAQSPMSIYEVHLGSWRRVPEDDKRSLSYIELAQQLTDYVLEMGYTHVEFMPVMEHPFYGSWGYQTTGFFAPTARYGTPQDLMYLIETLHQQGIGVILDWVPSHFPGDLHGLAYFDGTHLFEHTDPRQGFHPEWKSYIFNYGRHEVRSFLLSSALFWLDKYHVDGLRVDAVASMLYLDYARQDGEWIPNPHGGRENLEAITFLRKLNEAAYGEHPDTQTIAEESTSWPMVSRPTYAGGLGFGCKWNMGWMHDTLDYFSLEPIHRRHHQDQLAFSIWYAFTENFVLPLSHDEVVYGKGSLLRKMPGDDWQRFANLRLLLGYMYAHPGKKLLFMGIDFGQWNEWAHDYSLDWHLLADGRHHGLQQWVKDLNRAYREQPALFENDFSQDGFEWVDFSDREQSVVSFLRKGADADDVLLAVCNMTPVPRDNYGLGVPQGGFWQVLLDSDASRYGGSGYNRIERIEAAPLPAHGRLHSLYLNLPPLAVMLLKPVSPSFVTPL; translated from the coding sequence ATGTTAATGGCAACTTCAATCGATAAGCCCGGCCTGCTGACCGAACACGACGTCTACCTGTTCAAGGAAGGCAGTCACACGCAGCTTTACGAAAAGCTGGGCGCGCATCTGGTTACGGTCAACGGTGAGCCGGGCGTGCAATTTGCAGTGTGGGCGCCGAGCGCGAGCCGGGTGTCGGTCATCGGCGACTTCAACGGCTGGAATCCGGATGCGCATCTGCTAGATGCCCGCTGGGATGGCTCCGGCATCTGGGAAGGATTTATCGCGGGACTCGCGCACGGCGAGATCTACAAGTATCACATCGAATCTCAGTACCATGGCTATCGCGCCGACAAGGGTGATCCGTTCGCGTTCCGATGGGAAACGCCGCCCAACACCGGCTCGATGGTGTGGGATATGGCCTACGAATGGCGCGACGGGGACTGGATGCGCGAGCGGCACAAGGCCAACAGCGCGCAGTCGCCGATGTCCATCTACGAGGTGCATCTCGGTTCCTGGCGACGGGTGCCCGAAGACGACAAGCGCTCGCTGTCGTATATCGAACTCGCCCAGCAGCTGACCGACTACGTGCTGGAAATGGGATACACGCACGTCGAGTTCATGCCGGTGATGGAGCATCCGTTCTACGGCTCCTGGGGCTATCAGACCACCGGGTTTTTCGCGCCCACCGCGCGCTACGGCACGCCGCAGGATTTAATGTATCTGATCGAAACTCTGCACCAGCAAGGCATCGGGGTGATTCTGGACTGGGTGCCGTCGCATTTCCCCGGCGACCTGCACGGGCTGGCCTATTTCGACGGCACGCATCTGTTCGAGCACACCGACCCCAGGCAGGGCTTCCATCCGGAATGGAAGAGCTACATCTTCAACTATGGGCGCCACGAAGTTCGCTCGTTCCTGTTATCGAGTGCGCTGTTCTGGCTGGACAAGTATCACGTCGACGGACTGCGCGTGGACGCGGTGGCGTCCATGCTTTACCTGGACTACGCGCGTCAGGACGGCGAATGGATCCCGAACCCGCACGGCGGGCGCGAGAACCTGGAGGCGATCACCTTCTTGCGCAAGCTCAACGAGGCTGCCTACGGCGAACACCCGGATACGCAAACCATCGCGGAAGAATCCACGTCGTGGCCCATGGTGTCGCGGCCCACGTACGCCGGCGGCTTAGGCTTTGGCTGCAAGTGGAACATGGGCTGGATGCACGACACCCTGGATTATTTTAGTCTCGAACCCATTCATCGCCGTCATCATCAGGATCAACTCGCCTTCAGCATCTGGTATGCGTTTACCGAAAATTTCGTACTGCCGCTGTCGCACGACGAGGTCGTGTACGGCAAGGGTTCGCTACTGCGCAAAATGCCTGGCGACGACTGGCAGCGCTTCGCCAATCTACGCCTGCTGCTGGGATATATGTATGCGCACCCCGGCAAGAAACTGCTGTTTATGGGTATCGATTTCGGCCAGTGGAACGAATGGGCGCACGATTACAGCCTGGACTGGCATCTGCTGGCTGACGGTCGTCATCATGGCCTGCAGCAATGGGTAAAAGACCTGAATCGCGCGTACCGCGAACAGCCGGCCCTGTTTGAAAATGATTTTTCGCAGGATGGGTTTGAGTGGGTAGACTTCAGTGATCGCGAACAGAGCGTCGTGAGTTTTCTGCGCAAAGGCGCCGATGCCGATGACGTGCTGCTGGCGGTGTGCAATATGACGCCGGTGCCGCGTGACAATTACGGCCTGGGCGTACCGCAGGGTGGCTTCTGGCAGGTGCTGCTGGACAGCGACGCCAGCCGTTACGGCGGCAGCGGTTACAATCGCATCGAACGAATCGAGGCCGCACCGCTGCCGGCCCACGGACGGCTGCACTCGCTGTATCTCAATCTGCCGCCGCTGGCGGTGATGTTGCTGAAACCCGTGTCGCCGTCATTCGTGACGCCGTTATGA
- a CDS encoding malto-oligosyltrehalose synthase has product DVRARINVLSELARDWDRNISRWARINRSRKHKVDEQLAPDRNDEYLLYQTLIGSWPLHALDEQGHDEYVQRIKDYMLKAAREAKRRSSWLSPNEAYEQTLSQFIEAILDQRGNNLFLDDFLPFQRRIARIGMYNSLAQCLLKFTMPGVPDIYQGNEVWDFSLVDPDNRRPVDYGFRARMLNELLQFVDAPAGTQASRVRELLDTPEDSRIKLYITWKLLNLRREHPALFRNGDYQALETTGPAAGHLCAYARAIEAQELIVVAPRLLARITGGGAALPVGEAWADTWLQAPQASLAGAYVNALTGEPIKVLARDDAPAFAVTEIFAHLPVAVLMRSK; this is encoded by the coding sequence GGATGTGCGGGCGCGCATTAACGTGCTCTCGGAACTGGCGCGCGACTGGGATAGAAACATATCTCGCTGGGCGCGCATCAACCGCAGCCGCAAACATAAAGTCGATGAGCAACTCGCACCGGATCGCAACGACGAGTACCTGCTATACCAGACCTTGATCGGGAGCTGGCCGTTGCATGCGCTCGATGAGCAAGGCCACGACGAATACGTACAGCGCATCAAGGACTACATGCTCAAGGCCGCGCGCGAGGCCAAACGACGCAGTTCCTGGCTCAGCCCCAATGAGGCTTACGAGCAGACGCTGAGTCAGTTTATCGAGGCGATTCTGGATCAGCGCGGCAACAATCTGTTTCTCGATGATTTCCTGCCGTTCCAGCGACGCATTGCGCGGATTGGCATGTACAACAGCCTCGCGCAGTGCCTGCTGAAATTCACCATGCCTGGTGTGCCGGACATCTACCAGGGCAACGAGGTGTGGGACTTCAGCCTGGTGGATCCGGACAACCGGCGCCCGGTCGACTACGGCTTTCGCGCGCGGATGTTGAACGAACTCTTGCAGTTCGTGGATGCACCGGCGGGCACGCAGGCATCCCGGGTGCGCGAGTTGCTGGACACCCCGGAAGACAGTCGCATCAAACTGTATATCACGTGGAAGCTGCTGAATCTGCGGCGCGAGCATCCGGCGCTGTTCCGCAACGGTGATTATCAGGCGCTGGAAACAACCGGCCCCGCGGCCGGCCATTTGTGTGCGTACGCCCGCGCCATCGAAGCACAGGAACTGATCGTCGTCGCGCCGCGATTGCTGGCCAGAATAACGGGGGGCGGCGCGGCGCTACCGGTCGGCGAGGCGTGGGCGGACACCTGGCTGCAGGCGCCGCAAGCAAGCCTGGCGGGGGCTTACGTGAACGCGCTAACCGGCGAGCCGATAAAAGTACTGGCGCGAGACGATGCGCCCGCGTTCGCGGTCACCGAGATATTCGCGCACCTGCCGGTGGCGGTGCTCATGCGCAGTAAGTAG